A genomic region of Pogona vitticeps strain Pit_001003342236 chromosome 15, PviZW2.1, whole genome shotgun sequence contains the following coding sequences:
- the LOC110069865 gene encoding toll-like receptor 2 has protein sequence MELASFVMLCLLFLRAAEQAEAFVCQIFSPQRASCRGQNLVKVPSNLSSALEFLDLSYNKIKSVTSGDLSALIRLKGLDLGYNNIVSVARDAFSSNVLLEQLILFNNSLREIPSQALKPLKNLKVLSMSNNLYPRATLDATFGALKNLEELSMGGPAIATVGREDFVPLEAVPLKKFALKTASSLREYQRGAFSKLNTSALWCDIALDNYAEALPLILRDLRGKPLKYLRFRNLFKFTYYTDSTDLFSSLAEVDVEELVFFRGKFNENLLRLVLQNVQKSPIRDLSFIAIDFARSPEWKPTEAGVANLTLRRLVLKDISNPDILRFDWTFTWFAGVTYLSILNVNFNFVPCDAWEEMRNLVALDVSNNRLTDEYIYNEACLYQGIVPHLEQFNLSYNALARLRTVARLTAHWPRLSALDLRHNQIGSANDLPCIWTRSLIWLTLAYNAVTTDIFRCLPTTLSFLDLSHSQLERLEMGYFEAAVDLQELLLTGNKIKFIPTEWRCPNLKLLAVDGNSFGVIGRGSFVNMPRLTQLKAGNNPYQCVCDLHRFLQETFGNRKLTLLDWPHGWTCYHPEPLLDTPVAAYNPWVTECDVTVVVAIAVSITATVIVVCMVLCWRFDLPWYLKATFQIVRSKYRAGRSQGSRPFTYHAFISYSFSDAEWVRQELLQKLEASSPPYHVCIHERDFTPGRWIIDNIIDNIEKSRKVIFVLSRSFVDSEWCNYELYFAHQRAVGLGFEDVVLVVKEAIDPQALPHKFYKLRKMLSAKTYLEWPAEPSRQAFFWLQLTSVLGKPARVHMEPKDHPEHADPRPGGVAGSHRETGSFAEGNSATDVPLEVRQSQT, from the coding sequence ATGGAATTGGCCTCGTTTGTGATGCTGTGTCTGCTTTTCCTCCGCGCGGCTGAACAGGCCGAAGCCTTCGTTTGCCAGATCTTCTCCCCGCAAAGAGCCAGTTGCCGGGGCCAGAATCTGGTGAAGGTCCCTTCAAATCTCTCCAGCGCTCTGGAATTTTTGGACCTGTCGTACAACAAGATCAAGTCGGTCACATCCGGGGATCTGTCCGCCTTGATCCGCCTGAAAGGTCTGGACCTGGGTTATAACAACATCGTGTCGGTGGCGCGCGACGCCTTCTCCTCCAACGTCCTCTTAGAGCAGCTCATCCTTTTTAACAACTCGCTGAGGGAGATCCCTTCCCAGGCCTTGAAGCCGCTCAAGAACCTGAAGGTGTTGTCCATGTCGAACAACCTCTACCCCCGCGCCACCCTGGACGCCACGTTCGGCGCCCTGAAGAACCTCGAAGAGCTTTCGATGGGAGGGCCTGCCATCGCCACGGTGGGACGGGAAGATTTCGTGCCCTTGGAAGCCGTTCCTCTGAAGAAGTTCGCCCTGAAAACCGCCTCCAGTTTGAGGGAGTATCAAAGAGGGGCCTTCTCTAAGCTCAACACCTCTGCTTTGTGGTGCGACATCGCTCTGGACAACTACGCCGAGGCTCTGCCCCTCATCCTTCGGGACTTACGGGGAAAGCCCCTGAAGTACCTACGCTTCCGTAATCTTTTCAAGTTCACCTACTACACCGACTCCACGGACCTCTTCTCCAGCTTGGCCGAGGTAGACGTTGAGGAGTTAGTCTTTTTCCGGGGGAAATTCAACGAGAACTTGCTGCGTTTGGTCCTCCAGAATGTCCAGAAGTCTCCCATCCGGGACCTCTCGTTCATAGCTATCGATTTCGCTCGGTCCCCTGAGTGGAAGCCCACGGAAGCCGGCGTCGCCAACCTCACCCTCCGCCGCCTTGTGCTGAAGGACATCAGCAACCCGGACATCCTGCGCTTTGACTGGACCTTCACCTGGTTCGCCGGCGTGACCTATCTTTCCATCCTTAACGTCAACTTTAATTTTGTGCCGTGCGACGCCTGGGAAGAGATGAGGAACCTGGTGGCCTTGGATGTTTCCAACAACCGCTTGACGGACGAGTATATCTACAATGAGGCCTGCCTTTATCAGGGCATCGTCCCCCATCTGGAGCAGTTCAACCTGAGCTACAACGCCTTGGCCCGCCTTAGAACGGTAGCCAGGCTGACCGCCCACTGGCCCCGACTCTCTGCCCTGGATCTCAGACACAACCAAATTGGGAGCGCCAATGATTTGCCCTGCATTTGGACCCGCAGCCTCATCTGGCTCACCTTGGCTTACAACGCGGTTACGACGGACATCTTCCGGTGTCTTCCCACCACCTTGAGCTTCCTGGATTTGTCTCATTCGCAGCTGGAACGGCTGGAGATGGGCTACTTCGAGGCGGCTGTGGACCTCCAGGAGCTGCTGCTGACCGGGAACAAGATCAAGTTCATCCCAACCGAGTGGCGATGTCCAAACCTGAAGCTCTTGGCCGTGGACGGCAACTCGTTCGGCGTCATCGGCCGAGGCTCCTTCGTCAACATGCCCCGCTTGACTCAGCTCAAAGCAGGGAACAACCCATACCAATGTGTCTGTGATCTCCACCGTTTCCTCCAAGAGACCTTCGGGAACAGGAAGCTGACGCTGCTGGACTGGCCGCACGGGTGGACTTGTTACCACCCAGAACCACTGCTGGACACTCCAGTGGCGGCTTACAACCCATGGGTGACAGAATGCGATGTCACGGTGGTGGTGGCCATTGCTGTCTCCATCACAGCCACGGTGATCGTGGTCTGCATGGTTCTGTGCTGGAGGTTCGACCTTCCGTGGTACCTCAAGGCCACGTTCCAGATCGTTCGCTCCAAATACAGGGCCGGCCGCTCCCAGGGCTCCCGGCCTTTTACCTACCACGCCTTCATCTCCTACAGTTTCTCCGACGCCGAGTGGGTGAGGcaggagctcctccagaagctcgAGGCTTCGTCCCCGCCTTACCACGTGTGCATCCACGAACGGGACTTCACGCCGGGACGCTGGATCATCGACAACATCATCGACAACATTGAGAAGAGCCGCAAGGTCATCTTCGTTCTCTCGCGCAGTTTCGTGGACAGCGAGTGGTGCAACTACGAACTCTACTTTGCCCACCAGCGGGCAGTCGGGCTGGGCTTTGAGGACGTGGTCCTGGTGGTGAAGGAAGCCATAGACCCCCAGGCACTGCCCCACAAGTTCTACAAACTGCGGAAGATGTTGAGCGCCAAGACCTATCTGGAGTGGCCGGCCGAACCCAGCCGACAGGCATTCTTCTGGCTCCAGCTGACGTCGGTCCTGGGGAAGCCCGCAAGGGTCCACATGGAGCCGAAGGACCATCCAGAACACGCCGATCCGAGGCCGGGTGGGGTGGCCGGCTCTCATAGGGAGACGGGCAGTTTCGCTGAAGGAAACTCTGCAACGGACGTCCCTTTGGAAGTCAGGCAAAGCCAAACGTAA
- the LOC110069860 gene encoding ras-related and estrogen-regulated growth inhibitor-like protein: protein MLVQLRTALQQAGKKMCEGSLPKLEANILVIGAEKVGKSALTVRFLTRRFIGEYGDIESIYTHRVMMAGREACFSIWDSVCPQRAGLQGGLDEKRLRWADGFLVVYSISDRASFHVARQQLQWIQQLKRKSGARKVPVILVGNKRDLQHRRAVSSEEGRLLALSADAGFFEVSVAETYHGALVVFHELLGLVRDSRSAIRKAAGLRGIVRSMSAVFGRRRTE, encoded by the exons ATGTTGGTCCAGCTGCGGACGGCGCTCCAGCAAGCCGGGAAGAAGATGTGCGAAGGCAGCCTGCCCAAACTGGAAGCCAACATCTTGGTCATCGGAGCCGAAAAGGTGGGGAAATCCG ccTTGACGGTCCGTTTTCTGACCCGAAGATTTATTGGTGAATATGGGGATATAG AATCAATTTACACGCACAGGGTGATGATGGCGGGCCGGGAGGCTTGTTTCAGCATCTGGGACTCCGTCTGCCCACAG agggcCGGCCTCCAGGGCGGTCTGGACGAGAAGCGGCTCCGATGGGCGGACGGGTTCCTCGTGGTCTACAGCATCTCGGACCGCGCCAGCTTCCACGTGGCCCGCCAGCAGCTCCAGTGGATCCAGCAGCTGAAGAGGAAAAGCGGGGCCCGGAAGGTGCCCGTGATCCTGGTCGGCAACAAGCGGGACCTGCAGCACCGACGGGCCGTCTCGAGCGAAGAAGGCCGGCTCTTGGCCCTTTCCGCCGACGCGGGCTTCTTCGAGGTCTCCGTGGCCGAGACCTACCACGGGGCCTTGGTGGTCTTCCACGAACTCCTCGGCCTGGTCCGGGACTCCAGGAGCGCCATCAGGAAGGCGGCAGGCCTCCGAGGGATCGTACGCAGCATGTCCGCCGTCTTCGGGAGGAGACGGACGGAATGA